One segment of Anomalospiza imberbis isolate Cuckoo-Finch-1a 21T00152 chromosome 2, ASM3175350v1, whole genome shotgun sequence DNA contains the following:
- the HHLA2 gene encoding LOW QUALITY PROTEIN: HERV-H LTR-associating protein 2 (The sequence of the model RefSeq protein was modified relative to this genomic sequence to represent the inferred CDS: substituted 1 base at 1 genomic stop codon) produces the protein MKGQNIPAVVICLFHVSATLWGFTEQEEVTRLFSKDCILPCRFPPGHNEVIHWKKESKYVHGYYQQKDQLKEQDPHYRLRTHLFQESVPSGNASLKLSNLTMTDESPYTCYVGTAQDGTEVEVLPHIKAPSSYALEYQKTNTERRLKCYAFLTYPAPTISWVQGNISIQETDREETRNGVLCSLRSDKDIINMTETYYCHIHLDHEVWAAEWKMQDHLPKVEGESTIIPCEHSNDTASTDGFSVVWTLHRNAVTXVLASFNGTSHSHQPRVQVNESDFSLRLDHLTAGDSGEYLCNMSTPLYTKLAVTTLHIENSGNTGKIVLGAFGAVATAVAIAVVLCFLKKKRKRGII, from the exons ATGAAAGGACAGAACATACCAGCTGTCGTTATCTGTTTATTTCACGTCAGTGCTACACTTTGGGG TTTTACAGAACAGGAAGAAGTAACAAGGCTCTTTTCCAAGGATTGCATCCTCCCTTGTCGTTTCCCACCTGGGCACAATGAAGTAATTCACTggaaaaaagagagcaaatatGTGCACGGTTACTACCAGCAGAAGGATCAACTGAAAGAACAAGATCCACATTACAGACTCAGAACACACCTTTTCCAGGAGAGCGTCCCTAGTGGAAATGCCTCCTTGAAACTTAGTAACCTGACCATGACTGATGAGAGTCCTTATACCTGCTACGTGGGAACAGCACAAGATGGAACAGAAGTGGAAGTGCTGCCACACATAAAAG CTCCTTCTTCTTATGCACTGGAATACCAAAAGACAAACACAGAAAGGAGACTGAAGTGCTATGCTTTTCTCACTTATCCAGCACCAACTATATCTTGGGTACAGGGCAATATATCCATCCAAGAGACAGATCGAGAGGAAACTAGGAATGGAGTTCTCTGTTCTCTTAGAAGTGACAAGGACATTATAAACATGACAGAGACTTACTACTGTCATATTCATTTGGATCATGAAGTGTGGGCTGCTGAATGGAAGATGCAAG ACCACCTGCCTAAGGTGGAAGGAGAGAGCACCATAATTCCTTGTGAACACAGCAATGACACTGCAAGCACTGATGGTTTCAGTGTTGTCTGGACGTTACACAGAAATGCAGTGACCTAAGTCCTGGCCTCCTTCAATGGCACATCTCACTCTCACCAGCCTCGAGTCCAGGTTAACGAAAGTGACTTTTCACTGAGGCTGGATCATCTTACTGCAGGTGACAGTGGAGAATATCTGTGTAATATGTCAACACCTCTCTACACAAAACTTGCTGTGACAACTTTGCACATCG aaaattcaggTAACACTGGGAAAATTGTGCTAGGAGCATTTGGTGCAGTGGCAACAGCAGTGGCAATAGCAGTGGTACTTTGCTTTCTCAAG aaaaaaaggaagagaggaatCATATGA
- the IFT57 gene encoding intraflagellar transport protein 57 homolog: protein MAEEGAPGRCGERSEEVPAERGPGAAFHMFVLMEDLLDKLKLLSYEEDALRRHNMRPLSRHYFALPTNPGEQFFMFCTLATWLISKAGHPFEQPQEHDDPNAVISNVLSELRSFGRPVDFPPSKLKTGCGEQVYYVLDCLAEEALKNTGFSWKRPAYPTEEPEEEEITEDDAELTLSKLEEDVAEEESDSEENYIDLNVLKAQTYRSNMNDTAKQEDILQSTTDAAEWNLEVERVLPQLKVTVRTDNKDWRIHVDQMHQHKDGIESSLKETRGYLNKLHKEISRTLEKIHSREKYINNQLEHLVQEYRSAQALLSEAKEKYQEGSGRVTERIRVLSEITEALEKVKQETEEKGSSMTDGAPLVKIKQALTKLRQETIQMDIHIGVMEHTLLQSKLKEKSNMTRDMHATVIPEATVGAY from the exons ATGGCGGAAGAGGGCGCTCCGGGCCGGTGCGGGGAGCGGAGCGAGGAGGTGCCGGCGGAGCGCGGTCCCGGCGCGGCTTTTCACATGTTCGTGCTCATGGAGGACCTGCTGGACAAGCTGAAACTGCTGAGCTACGAGGAGGACGCGCTGCGGCGCCACAACATGCGGCCTCTATCCAG GCACTACTTTGCGCTGCCCACCAATCCTGGTGAGCAGTTCTTCATGTTCTGCACGCTCGCCACTTGGCTGATCAGCAAAGCGGGACATCCTTTCGAGCAGCCGCAGGAGCATGATGACCCCAATGCCGTGATTTCAAATGTGCTCTCAGAGCTGCGGTCCTTT GGAAGGCCTGTGGATTTTCCTCCCTCAAAATTAAAGACAGGCTGCGGAGAGCAAGTGTACTATGTTCTTGATTGTTTAGCTGAAGAAGCCTTGAAAAACACTGGGTTTAGCTGGAAAAG GCCAGCATACCCAACAGAAGAgccagaagaagaagaaataacagAAGATGATGCAGAATTAACACTTAGTAAATTGGAAGAGGATGTTGCA GAAGAAGAGTCAGACAGTGAAGAAAATTATATTGACCTGAATGTTTTAAAGGCACAAACATACAGATCA AACATGAATGACACTGCAAAGCAGGAAGATATTTTACAGTCCACAACAGATGCAGCAGAGTGGAATCTGGAAGTGGAACGTGTGCTTCCACAGCTGAAAGTCACAGTCAGGACTGACAATAAG GATTGGAGGATTCATGTAGATCAAATGCATCAGCATAAGGATGGAATTGAGTCTTCTTTGAAAGAAACTAGG GGTTACCTCAATAAACTCCATAAGGAAATCAGCAGAACACTGGAAAAGATCCATAGCAGGGAAAAGTACATCAACAATCAGTTGGAGCACTTGGTTCAAGAATACCGTTCAGCACAAGCCTTGCTGAGTGAG gctaaagAGAAGTACCAGGAGGGAAGTGGAAGAGTAACTGAAAGGATTAGAGTGCTTTCTGAG ATTACAGAAGCATTAGAGAAAGTAAAGCAGgaaacagaagagaaaggaagcaGTATGACTGATGGTG CTCCTCTAGTGAAGATTAAACAGGCCTTAACAAAATTGAGGCAAGAAACCATTCAGATGGACATACATATTGGTGTGATGGAACACACATTACTCCAGTCAAAGCTGAAAGAGAAATCCAATATGACTAGGGATATGCATGCAACAGTGATTCCAGAAGCCACAGTAGGTGCCTATTAA